One genomic window of Pecten maximus chromosome 3, xPecMax1.1, whole genome shotgun sequence includes the following:
- the LOC117322763 gene encoding golgin subfamily A member 6-like protein 7: protein MEKKTLQDYLGEQLVDLKEQLVELGEQLEELGEQLVELGEQLVDLSEQLVELGEQLVELGEQLEELGEQLVELGEQLEELGEQLEELGEQLVELGEQLEELGEQLVELGEQLVELGEQLEELGEQLEELGEQLVELGEQLEELGKQLVELGEQLEELGKQLVELGEQLVDLGEQLEELGEQLVELGEQLEELGKQLVELGEQVEELGEQLVELGEQLEELGEQLEELGEQLVELGKQLVDLGEQLEELGEQLVELGEQLEELGKQLVELGEQLEELGEQLVELGEQLEELGEQLEELGEQLVELGKQLVDLGEQLVDLGEQLVELGEQLVDLGEQLVELGEQLVELGKQLVDLGEQLVELGEQLVDLSEQLVELGKQLVDLGEQLEELGEQLVELGKQLVDLGEQLEDLGEHLVDLGKQLAAFETAK, encoded by the exons ATGGAGAAGAAGACACTTCAAGACT ACCTAGGTGAACAGCTAGTAGACCTAAAAGAACAGCTAGTAGAACTAGGCGAACAGCTAGAAGAACTAGGTGAACAGCTAGTAGAACTAGGTGAACAGCTAGTAGACCTAAGTGAACAGCTAGTAGAACTAGGCGAACAGCTAGTAGAACTAGGTGAACAGCTAGAAGAACTAGGTGAACAGCTAGTAGAACTAGGTGAACAGCTAGAAGAACTAGGTGAACAGCTAGAAGAACTAGGTGAACAGCTAGTAGAACTAGGTGAACAGCTAGAAGAACTAGGTGAACAGCTAGTAGAACTAGGTGAACAGCTAGTAGAACTAGGTGAACAGCTAGAAGAACTAGGTGAACAGCTAGAAGAACTAGGTGAACAGCTAGTAGAACTAGGTGAACAGCTAGAAGAACTAGGTAAACAGCTAGTAGAACTAGGTGAACAGCTAGAAGAACTAGGTAAACAGCTAGTAGAACTAGGTGAACAGCTAGTTGACCTAGGTGAACAGCTAGAAGAACTAGGTGAACAGCTAGTAGAACTAGGTGAACAGCTAGAAGAACTAGGTAAACAGCTAGTAGAACTAGGTGAACAGGTAGAAGAACTAGGTGAACAGCTAGTAGAACTAGGTGAACAGCTAGAAGAACTAGGTGAACAGCTAGAAGAACTAGGTGAACAGCTAGTAGAACTAGGTAAACAGCTAGTTGACCTAGGTGAACAGCTAGAAGAACTAGGTGAACAGCTAGTAGAACTAGGTGAACAGCTAGAAGAACTAGGTAAACAGCTAGTAGAACTAGGTGAACAGCTAGAAGAACTAGGTGAACAGCTAGTAGAACTAGGTGAACAGCTAGAAGAACTAGGTGAACAGCTAGAAGAACTAGGTGAACAGCTAGTAGAACTAGGTAAACAGCTAGTTGACCTAGGTGAACAGCTAGTAGACCTAGGTGAACAGCTAGTAGAACTAGGTGAACAGCTAGTAGACCTAGGTGAACAGCTAGTAGAACTAGGTGAACAGCTAGTAGAACTAGGTAAACAGCTAGTTGACCTAGGTGAACAGCTAGTAGAACTAGGTGAACAGCTAGTAGACCTAAGTGAACAGCTAGTAGAACTAGGTAAACAGCTAGTTGACCTAGGTGAACAGCTAGAAGAACTAGGTGAACAGCTAGTAGAACTAGGTAAACAGCTAGTTGACCTAGGTGAACAGCTAGAAGACTTAGGTGAACATCTAGTAGACCTAGGTAAACAGCTAGCAGCCTTTGAAACAGCCAAGTAG